One genomic segment of Streptomyces sp. RerS4 includes these proteins:
- a CDS encoding ADP-ribosyltransferase domain-containing protein, translating to MSESSVQPALRVVLTDVNERVVEAWRAAFADTPGIEIRKGSILDEDVDAWVSPTNSLGRMDGGVDAVIKRHLGSGIQLRVRRAIRDRFAGALPVGSAVCVPSGATVPRYLISTPTMVRSSQNVSATLNVALACAAAFQAVHRQNRKVPGSIRSVALVGMGAQTGQVPARVCANLMWTGYTLFHDHWFEDDDELRATIVTQWGGIEKRPVEERVRIVPPKAVAATATAAPVQPADQSTDQPAGHVPSSTGTTESPSPVTDANDPLALAELFNGGGEPWLPLLKPVIEAQPDAARFIGKGRSPEVVPVRELTFQALKPHPPHKWKVVVFGQNPYPRPESATGIAMFDNTFNDWKDSQFGRVVSIRCIIKAAAMWKYGIAKKTPIADVRALLKERETVQPPEWFQAMLTQGVLLLNASLTASGDGAMGADQHTTFWRPVAERIVEEILKAKQDADEDDRGVVFAWWGAHARSLKRVVLRLQKKYPDVEVRHIDHANPAAQGDIFCEGDHFAMVNEALTSLGADGIDWLPSKGWNEGAAGGGGADGGVAARMGAFIESTMNLHQLYLERLTSVKDEGLVLPAITGVFDTPLMDFQDAVAPVAETLSGLGGHIVRSRDFGKRRADETAGGLSADAIAALYLYTCESAFYREINAVLRSPDRTKVTPYLPYLRLLFSAVSGLPAHTRPLWRGVSLDMRAQYPVGRTVTWWGVSSCTSERNVARSFLGSRGKRTLFEVTPAQAVGIRNFSAFTGEEEYILAPGTQLKVTDVKSERGGLCTVKLTEVKATPLVS from the coding sequence ATGTCCGAGAGCAGTGTTCAGCCCGCGCTGAGGGTGGTGCTGACAGACGTCAACGAGCGCGTGGTGGAGGCGTGGCGGGCTGCGTTCGCGGACACCCCAGGCATCGAGATCCGCAAGGGTTCGATCCTCGACGAGGACGTCGACGCCTGGGTCAGCCCGACCAACTCCCTTGGCCGGATGGACGGCGGGGTCGACGCCGTCATCAAGCGGCACCTCGGTTCCGGCATCCAACTGCGCGTGCGGCGGGCCATCCGCGACCGTTTCGCCGGTGCGCTCCCGGTGGGCAGCGCGGTCTGCGTCCCGTCGGGGGCGACCGTCCCCCGGTACCTGATATCGACGCCGACGATGGTGCGGTCCTCGCAGAACGTGAGTGCCACGCTGAACGTGGCCCTGGCGTGCGCCGCCGCGTTCCAGGCCGTCCACCGGCAGAACCGGAAGGTACCGGGCAGCATCCGCTCGGTGGCGCTGGTCGGGATGGGCGCGCAGACCGGCCAGGTGCCGGCGCGGGTGTGCGCCAACCTGATGTGGACCGGCTACACGCTCTTCCACGACCACTGGTTCGAGGACGACGACGAGTTGCGCGCCACGATCGTCACGCAGTGGGGCGGCATCGAGAAGCGCCCGGTCGAGGAGCGGGTCCGCATCGTGCCGCCGAAGGCCGTGGCCGCGACCGCGACCGCAGCCCCTGTCCAGCCGGCCGACCAGTCCACCGACCAGCCCGCCGGCCACGTCCCTTCCTCGACCGGCACGACAGAAAGCCCCTCTCCTGTGACCGACGCGAACGACCCCCTGGCTCTCGCCGAACTCTTCAACGGCGGCGGCGAACCCTGGCTTCCGCTCCTGAAGCCCGTCATCGAGGCGCAGCCGGACGCCGCCCGGTTCATCGGGAAGGGCCGCAGCCCGGAGGTCGTGCCGGTCCGTGAACTGACCTTCCAGGCACTCAAGCCGCATCCGCCGCACAAGTGGAAGGTCGTCGTCTTCGGCCAGAACCCGTACCCGCGCCCGGAGAGCGCGACGGGCATAGCCATGTTCGACAACACCTTCAACGACTGGAAGGACAGCCAGTTCGGCAGGGTCGTCAGCATCCGCTGCATCATCAAGGCGGCGGCGATGTGGAAGTACGGCATCGCGAAGAAGACGCCCATCGCCGACGTGCGCGCGCTGTTGAAGGAGCGGGAGACGGTCCAGCCGCCGGAGTGGTTCCAGGCGATGCTGACGCAGGGCGTGCTGCTGCTGAACGCCTCGCTCACCGCCAGTGGCGACGGGGCGATGGGGGCCGACCAGCACACGACGTTCTGGCGGCCCGTCGCCGAGCGGATCGTCGAGGAGATCCTCAAGGCCAAGCAGGACGCCGACGAGGACGACCGCGGGGTCGTGTTCGCCTGGTGGGGGGCGCACGCCCGCAGCCTGAAGCGGGTCGTCCTGCGGCTCCAGAAGAAGTACCCCGACGTCGAGGTCCGCCACATCGACCACGCGAACCCGGCGGCGCAGGGCGACATCTTCTGCGAGGGCGACCACTTCGCCATGGTCAACGAGGCCCTCACCTCGCTGGGTGCCGACGGCATCGACTGGCTGCCGAGCAAGGGCTGGAACGAGGGCGCGGCCGGCGGCGGTGGTGCGGACGGCGGCGTCGCGGCGCGCATGGGCGCCTTCATCGAGTCGACCATGAACCTGCACCAGCTGTACCTGGAGCGACTCACCAGCGTCAAGGACGAGGGCCTGGTCCTCCCCGCGATCACCGGTGTGTTCGACACCCCGCTGATGGACTTCCAGGACGCCGTCGCGCCCGTCGCCGAGACGCTGAGCGGGCTCGGCGGGCACATCGTCCGGTCCCGCGACTTCGGCAAGCGGCGGGCGGACGAGACGGCCGGCGGCCTGTCCGCCGACGCGATCGCGGCGCTCTACCTCTACACCTGCGAGTCGGCGTTCTACCGCGAGATCAACGCCGTCCTGCGTTCCCCGGACCGCACGAAGGTCACGCCCTACCTGCCCTACCTGCGACTGCTGTTCTCAGCGGTCTCGGGGCTGCCCGCGCACACCCGGCCGCTGTGGCGCGGCGTGTCGCTGGACATGCGGGCGCAGTACCCGGTGGGTCGGACGGTGACCTGGTGGGGCGTCTCCTCGTGCACCTCCGAGCGGAACGTGGCCCGGTCGTTCCTGGGCAGCCGCGGCAAGCGGACGCTCTTCGAGGTGACTCCCGCCCAGGCGGTGGGCATCCGGAACTTCTCCGCGTTCACCGGGGAGGAGGAGTACATCCTCGCGCCGGGCACCCAGCTCAAGGTGACGGACGTGAAGAGCGAGCGCGGCGGCCTGTGCACGGTCAAGCTGACCGAGGTGAAGGCCACTCCCCTCGTGTCCTGA
- a CDS encoding C40 family peptidase yields the protein MAALFAPATPAEAASSYGIKAVAIAASKKGAPYVYGATGPKAFDCSGLTLYAFRKAGRVLPRTADAQYEDTRRIPRTQRAPGDLVFFPTGGTISHVGIYAGHNKIWHAPKPGTRVRLERIWTGAVRYTRAN from the coding sequence GTGGCCGCCCTGTTCGCGCCGGCCACTCCCGCCGAGGCCGCCTCCTCGTACGGCATAAAGGCCGTCGCCATCGCCGCCTCCAAGAAGGGCGCCCCCTACGTCTACGGCGCCACCGGACCCAAGGCATTCGACTGTTCGGGCCTCACCCTCTACGCCTTCCGCAAGGCCGGCCGCGTCCTTCCCCGTACCGCCGATGCGCAGTACGAGGACACCCGGCGCATCCCGCGCACTCAACGCGCACCCGGTGACCTGGTCTTCTTCCCCACCGGGGGGACCATAAGCCACGTCGGCATCTACGCGGGCCACAACAAGATCTGGCACGCCCCCAAACCCGGCACCCGCGTCAGGCTCGAACGCATCTGGACCGGCGCGGTCCGCTACACCCGGGCCAACTGA
- the puuE gene encoding allantoinase PuuE: MSEHQRDLVGYGAEPPHAAWPGGARVAVSIVLNYEEGGERNVLEGDPASEGFLHEIVGAPPVVGGRDLNVESMFAYGSRAGFWRIHRTLTAHATPLTVYAVAQALERNPEAARAMAAAGWEVASHSRRWIDYRHVPEDTERDDIRHSIATIERLVGRRPVGWYTGRTSPHTRRLVVEEGGFLYDSDDYSDDLPFYVEAAGRPHLVLPYGLDTNDFKFLLVHGFTTADDMLAYLIDTFDTLHAEGADRPRMMSVGLHCRIIGRPGRIRALDGFLKHVAQLGGAWVATREQIARHWLATHPPRS; the protein is encoded by the coding sequence GTGTCCGAGCATCAGCGCGACCTCGTCGGCTACGGCGCCGAGCCGCCGCACGCCGCCTGGCCCGGCGGCGCCCGCGTCGCCGTCAGCATCGTCCTCAACTACGAGGAAGGCGGCGAGCGGAACGTCCTGGAGGGCGATCCCGCCTCGGAGGGCTTCCTCCACGAGATCGTCGGCGCACCGCCCGTGGTCGGCGGACGCGATCTGAACGTCGAGTCGATGTTCGCCTACGGCTCGCGCGCCGGCTTCTGGCGCATCCACCGCACGCTCACCGCGCACGCCACACCCCTCACCGTGTACGCCGTCGCGCAGGCGCTGGAACGCAATCCGGAGGCGGCGCGCGCGATGGCCGCCGCCGGCTGGGAGGTCGCCAGTCACAGCCGGCGCTGGATCGACTACCGCCACGTGCCCGAGGACACCGAACGCGACGACATCAGGCACTCGATCGCGACGATCGAGCGGCTCGTCGGCCGCCGGCCCGTCGGTTGGTACACCGGCCGGACCAGCCCCCACACACGGCGACTGGTCGTCGAGGAGGGCGGCTTCCTCTACGACTCCGACGACTACTCGGACGACCTTCCGTTCTACGTGGAGGCGGCGGGCCGTCCGCACCTCGTGCTGCCGTACGGCCTCGACACCAACGATTTCAAGTTCCTGCTCGTCCACGGCTTCACGACGGCCGACGACATGCTCGCGTATCTCATCGACACGTTCGACACCCTCCACGCCGAGGGCGCCGACCGGCCGCGCATGATGAGCGTCGGCCTGCACTGCCGGATCATCGGGCGGCCCGGCCGCATCCGCGCGCTCGACGGATTCCTGAAGCACGTCGCCCAACTCGGCGGCGCCTGGGTGGCCACCCGCGAGCAGATCGCCCGCCATTGGCTCGCCACGCACCCACCGCGGAGCTGA
- a CDS encoding NAD-dependent protein deacetylase: MRMRPTLSWTPAEDLPPATTDVEPVVDALRTGGVLVLSGAGISTESGIPDYRGEGGSLSRHTPMTYQEFTASPQARRRYWARSHLGWRTFGRARPNAGHRAVAAFGRHGRLAGVITQNVDGLHQAAGSEAVVELHGGLDRVVCLSCAASVPRRELARRLEELNVGFEPVAAGLNPDGDADLTDEQVADFRVAPCSRCGGVLKPDVVFFGESVPPRRVEHCRALVDRAACLLVLGSSLTVMSGLRFVRQAERAGIPVLIVNRDPTRGDRHAAARVELPLGAALTTVAERLGIAVA, from the coding sequence ATGCGCATGCGTCCCACCCTGAGCTGGACCCCTGCCGAGGACCTGCCGCCGGCCACCACGGATGTGGAGCCGGTGGTCGATGCCCTGCGCACCGGCGGCGTCCTGGTGCTCAGCGGCGCGGGCATCTCCACGGAGTCGGGCATCCCCGACTACCGGGGCGAGGGCGGCAGCCTCAGCCGGCACACCCCGATGACCTACCAGGAGTTCACCGCCAGTCCTCAGGCCCGGCGCCGGTACTGGGCGCGCAGTCACCTCGGCTGGCGCACGTTCGGCCGCGCCCGGCCCAACGCCGGGCACCGGGCGGTGGCGGCGTTCGGGCGGCACGGCAGGCTCGCGGGTGTGATCACGCAGAACGTGGACGGCCTGCACCAGGCCGCCGGCAGCGAGGCCGTGGTGGAGCTCCACGGAGGCCTGGACCGGGTCGTCTGCCTCTCCTGCGCCGCCTCCGTCCCGCGCCGCGAGCTCGCCCGGCGGCTGGAGGAGCTGAACGTCGGCTTCGAACCCGTGGCCGCCGGTCTCAACCCGGACGGTGACGCCGACCTCACGGACGAACAGGTCGCGGACTTTCGCGTGGCGCCGTGCTCGCGGTGTGGCGGCGTACTCAAGCCGGACGTGGTGTTCTTCGGCGAATCGGTTCCCCCGCGACGGGTCGAGCACTGCCGCGCGCTGGTCGACAGGGCCGCCTGTCTGCTCGTCCTGGGATCGTCCCTGACCGTGATGTCCGGGCTGCGCTTCGTCCGTCAGGCGGAACGGGCCGGGATACCGGTGTTGATCGTCAACCGGGACCCGACCCGGGGCGACCGGCACGCCGCCGCGCGCGTCGAGTTGCCCTTGGGCGCGGCCCTCACCACCGTGGCCGAGCGGCTGGGCATCGCGGTGGCGTAA